One window of Brachybacterium ginsengisoli genomic DNA carries:
- a CDS encoding endo-1,4-beta-xylanase has product MSAASAPDGRLETLEVQLVDEAGAPRPGVDVIARQSSHAFGFGCIAFSMPTTPEERDADPAGADLADRWLDLFNAATLPFYWRWFEQTPGGPTDAPRLRALAEHLSAQGVRLKGHPLLWHTLAPTWLMERDDQAVEDTIRSRITREAGDFAGLVDQWDAINETVILPVFTAEENAVTRLARARGRMHVIRLAFETARAANPAARLVLNDFDLTPDYEAVIEECLEAGVQIDAIGLQTHMHKGYRGEEQIAEVLERFSRFGLPLQMTETTLLSGDLMPAHIVDLNDHQVDSWPSTPEGEERQAEELVSHYRTVLASPATESLTYWGLDDASAWLGAPAGLVRADGTTKPGYDALKQLITEDWWVDRAELRSDAEGATILQGFAGGYRLEIEGVVHEVSIPRGGGVLRLGADGALTTPR; this is encoded by the coding sequence ATGAGCGCCGCCTCCGCCCCCGACGGGCGGCTCGAGACCCTCGAGGTGCAGCTGGTCGACGAGGCCGGCGCCCCGCGCCCCGGGGTCGACGTCATCGCCCGGCAGAGCTCCCACGCCTTCGGCTTCGGCTGCATCGCCTTCTCGATGCCGACCACGCCGGAGGAGCGCGATGCCGACCCGGCGGGCGCCGATCTCGCCGATCGATGGCTGGACCTGTTCAACGCTGCGACCCTGCCGTTCTACTGGCGCTGGTTCGAGCAGACGCCCGGCGGGCCGACGGACGCACCCCGTCTGCGCGCCCTCGCCGAGCACCTGAGCGCGCAGGGCGTGCGGCTGAAGGGCCACCCGCTGCTCTGGCACACCCTCGCCCCGACCTGGCTCATGGAGCGCGACGACCAGGCCGTCGAGGACACGATCCGCTCCCGCATCACCCGCGAGGCCGGCGACTTCGCCGGGCTCGTGGACCAGTGGGACGCGATCAACGAGACGGTGATTCTGCCGGTCTTCACCGCGGAGGAGAACGCGGTGACGCGGCTGGCCCGTGCTCGCGGTCGGATGCACGTCATCCGCCTCGCGTTCGAGACCGCCCGCGCCGCGAACCCCGCAGCGCGCCTGGTGCTCAACGACTTCGACCTCACCCCGGACTACGAGGCCGTCATCGAGGAGTGCCTCGAGGCGGGGGTGCAGATCGACGCGATCGGTCTGCAGACCCACATGCACAAGGGCTATCGCGGCGAGGAGCAGATCGCCGAGGTCCTCGAGCGCTTCTCCCGCTTCGGGCTGCCCCTGCAGATGACGGAGACGACGCTGCTCTCCGGCGATCTCATGCCCGCGCACATCGTGGACCTCAACGACCACCAGGTCGACTCCTGGCCCTCCACGCCCGAGGGGGAGGAGCGCCAGGCCGAGGAGCTCGTCAGCCACTACCGCACCGTGCTCGCCAGCCCCGCGACCGAGTCGCTGACCTACTGGGGCCTGGACGACGCCTCGGCCTGGCTCGGGGCCCCGGCCGGCCTGGTGCGGGCCGACGGCACCACGAAGCCCGGCTATGACGCGCTGAAGCAGCTGATCACCGAGGACTGGTGGGTGGACCGCGCCGAGCTCCGCAGCGATGCGGAGGGGGCGACGATCCTGCAGGGCTTCGCCGGCGGCTACCGCCTCGAGATCGAGGGGGTCGTGCACGAGGTGAGCATCCCGCGCGGCGGGGGAGTGCTCCGGCTGGGGGCGGACGGCGCCCTCACGACTCCGCGCTGA
- a CDS encoding beta-glucosidase family protein: MTAAPWRDPASSVEERVEALLADLAPEEKIAQLGSYWKRPEIGDAEGFAPMQSTFDEGRDPFEEAVQNGLGHITRAFGSAPLTVEEGVANLRRLQSSVVAGSPHGIPAIAHEECLTGLMAHQATTYPAAIAWGASFAPELIEEMATRIGQDMRALGTHHGLAPVLDIVRDYRWGRIEETMGEDPYLTGTLATAYVKGLQSAGVIATLKHFAGHAASRAGRNHAPVSIGMRELHEIDLVPFEMAVRLGGVRSVMNSYADIDGIAPAASRWLLTELLRDTWGFEGTVVSDYWAVNFLQSMHRVVETTREAAVTTLRAGMDVELPETNTFPELLEAIDAGELDVEVLDTAVRRVLRQKIGLGLLDPDFDPATTGEAIDLDSAANRELARRVAEESIVLLRNDAGALPLAAPGRIALLGPAAVEPRSFLGCYSFTNHVLSRLQDNGTSVDVPTLGEALRAEFPGATVTEAGGVPFLEPDTTGIAEAVTAAEAADIAVLAVGDIAGLFGAGTSGEGCDVADLRLPGAQHELVEAVLATGTPVVLVLVTGRPYALGDYADRCAAIVQAFMPGEEGGSALAGVLSGRVNPSGRLPIGIPGGMGGQPGTYLAPVLAWVSDGISNIDPKPLFPFGFGLGYTRFEYSDLQVSAAEIAADGTVEVSATVTNVGDRDGKEVAQLYLSDPVASVVRPLKRLVGFTKVALAPGEAARVTFRLHADRTSFLGPDHRRIVEPGEFRVRVGSSSEDITLEDGFRVTGPLRVVGDGERVLDTPVEVTAVSGAPAAAGEETAAASVR; the protein is encoded by the coding sequence ATGACCGCTGCCCCCTGGAGAGACCCCGCGTCGAGCGTCGAGGAGCGCGTGGAGGCGCTCCTCGCCGACCTCGCCCCCGAGGAGAAGATCGCCCAGCTCGGGAGCTACTGGAAGCGCCCCGAGATCGGCGACGCCGAGGGCTTCGCCCCCATGCAGTCGACGTTCGACGAGGGCCGCGACCCCTTCGAGGAGGCCGTGCAGAACGGGCTCGGGCACATCACCCGCGCCTTCGGCAGCGCCCCGCTCACCGTCGAGGAGGGCGTGGCGAACCTGCGCCGCCTGCAGAGCTCCGTGGTCGCCGGCTCCCCGCACGGCATCCCCGCGATCGCGCACGAGGAGTGCCTGACCGGCCTCATGGCGCATCAGGCCACCACCTACCCGGCGGCCATCGCCTGGGGCGCGTCCTTCGCGCCCGAGCTGATCGAGGAGATGGCCACGCGCATCGGGCAGGACATGCGCGCGCTCGGCACCCATCACGGCCTCGCCCCGGTGCTGGACATCGTGCGCGACTACCGCTGGGGCCGCATCGAGGAGACCATGGGCGAGGACCCGTACCTCACCGGCACCCTGGCCACCGCCTACGTGAAGGGCCTGCAGAGCGCCGGCGTCATCGCGACCCTCAAGCACTTCGCCGGCCACGCCGCCTCCCGCGCCGGCCGCAACCACGCCCCGGTCTCCATCGGGATGCGCGAGCTCCACGAGATCGACCTGGTGCCCTTCGAGATGGCCGTGCGCCTGGGCGGCGTCCGGTCGGTCATGAACTCCTACGCCGACATCGACGGCATCGCCCCCGCCGCCAGCCGCTGGCTGCTCACCGAGCTGCTCCGCGACACCTGGGGCTTCGAGGGCACCGTGGTCTCGGACTACTGGGCCGTGAACTTCCTCCAGTCCATGCACCGCGTCGTGGAGACCACCCGCGAGGCCGCGGTGACCACCCTGCGCGCCGGCATGGACGTCGAGCTGCCGGAGACGAACACCTTCCCCGAGCTGCTCGAGGCCATCGACGCCGGAGAGCTCGACGTCGAGGTGCTCGACACCGCGGTGCGCCGCGTGCTGCGCCAGAAGATCGGGCTCGGCCTGCTGGACCCCGACTTCGACCCCGCGACCACCGGCGAGGCGATCGATCTCGACTCCGCCGCGAACCGCGAGCTCGCCCGCCGCGTCGCCGAGGAGTCGATCGTGCTGCTGCGCAACGACGCCGGAGCCCTCCCGCTCGCGGCGCCCGGCCGCATCGCGCTGCTCGGCCCGGCCGCGGTCGAGCCCCGCAGCTTCCTGGGCTGCTACAGCTTCACCAACCACGTCCTCTCGCGCCTGCAGGACAACGGCACCTCGGTGGACGTGCCCACCCTCGGCGAGGCCCTCCGGGCCGAGTTCCCAGGCGCCACCGTCACCGAGGCCGGTGGAGTCCCCTTCCTCGAACCCGACACCACCGGCATCGCCGAGGCCGTGACCGCCGCGGAGGCCGCGGACATCGCGGTGCTCGCCGTGGGCGACATCGCCGGCCTGTTCGGCGCCGGCACCTCCGGCGAGGGCTGCGACGTGGCGGACCTCCGCCTGCCCGGCGCCCAGCACGAGCTCGTCGAGGCCGTGCTCGCCACCGGCACCCCGGTGGTCCTGGTGCTGGTCACCGGTCGCCCCTACGCGCTCGGCGACTACGCGGACCGCTGCGCCGCGATCGTCCAGGCGTTCATGCCGGGTGAGGAGGGCGGCAGCGCCCTCGCCGGCGTGCTCTCCGGCCGGGTCAACCCCTCCGGGCGCCTGCCCATCGGGATCCCCGGCGGCATGGGCGGCCAGCCCGGCACCTACCTCGCCCCTGTCCTCGCCTGGGTCAGCGACGGCATCTCCAACATCGATCCCAAGCCCCTGTTCCCCTTCGGGTTCGGCCTCGGGTACACCCGCTTCGAGTACTCCGATCTGCAGGTCTCCGCCGCGGAGATCGCCGCGGACGGCACCGTGGAGGTCTCCGCGACCGTCACCAATGTGGGCGACCGCGACGGCAAGGAGGTCGCCCAGCTCTACCTCAGCGACCCCGTCGCCTCCGTGGTGCGGCCCCTGAAGCGCCTCGTCGGCTTCACCAAGGTCGCCCTCGCGCCGGGCGAGGCCGCCCGGGTCACCTTCCGCCTTCATGCGGACCGCACCTCGTTCCTCGGTCCTGACCATCGGCGCATCGTCGAGCCGGGCGAGTTCCGCGTGCGGGTGGGCTCCTCGAGCGAGGACATCACGCTCGAGGACGGCTTCCGCGTCACCGGACCGCTGCGCGTCGTCGGCGACGGCGAGCGGGTGCTGGACACCCCGGTCGAGGTCACGGCGGTGTCCGGCGCCCCGGCGGCGGCGGGCGAGGAGACCGCGGCGGCGAGCGTCCGATGA
- a CDS encoding extracellular solute-binding protein produces MTIDKLSRRSLLGATAGLSALTLAACGTSGPGGAGGGGGDGATYWALSGEPNEKIYGDAVDAFNEGDQGSVEVTFFQNDAYKQKIRTAIGAGEAPTIIYGWGGGGLRTYAEESQVLDVTSWLEENADYKNRFVESVWDAATVDDKIYALPQGATQPIILFHNKKVLGDIGAEAPETWEDLLGVVEKAKSAGIAPISLAGQSRWTSMMWLEYLLDRVGGPEVFARIAAGDKEAWLDDAVVAMGEKVHELLEVQAFADGFESMAADSNTDQALLWTDQAALMLHGGWTFGSMKASGGEFVSGGNLGFSPFPTIDGGKGELKNLVGNPCNYLSLSSAAEDEALEVAKAFLKDGAMSDQVASDLIAAGSVPVITGQDDALAASEDAEYLQWVYSSIQDAPAFTQSWDQALQPTDAETLLVNTEQLFLGSITPEQFAENMSTGKGA; encoded by the coding sequence ATGACCATCGACAAGCTTTCCCGCCGTTCCCTACTGGGGGCCACCGCCGGCCTCTCCGCCCTCACCCTCGCCGCCTGCGGGACCTCCGGACCCGGCGGCGCCGGGGGCGGCGGCGGGGACGGCGCCACCTACTGGGCCCTCTCCGGAGAGCCCAACGAGAAGATCTACGGCGACGCCGTGGATGCCTTCAACGAGGGCGACCAGGGCAGCGTCGAGGTCACCTTCTTCCAGAACGACGCCTACAAGCAGAAGATCCGCACCGCGATCGGCGCGGGCGAGGCGCCCACGATCATCTACGGCTGGGGAGGCGGCGGTCTGCGCACCTACGCCGAGGAGTCGCAGGTCCTGGACGTCACCTCGTGGCTCGAGGAGAACGCCGACTACAAGAACCGCTTCGTGGAGTCCGTGTGGGACGCCGCGACGGTCGACGACAAGATCTACGCCCTCCCCCAGGGCGCGACCCAGCCGATCATCCTGTTCCACAACAAGAAGGTGCTCGGGGACATCGGCGCCGAGGCGCCGGAGACCTGGGAGGACCTCCTGGGCGTGGTCGAGAAGGCGAAGTCCGCGGGCATCGCCCCGATCTCCCTCGCCGGCCAGTCCCGCTGGACCTCGATGATGTGGCTGGAGTACCTGCTGGACCGCGTGGGCGGGCCCGAGGTGTTCGCCAGGATCGCCGCCGGCGACAAGGAGGCGTGGCTCGACGACGCCGTCGTCGCGATGGGCGAGAAGGTGCACGAGCTGCTCGAGGTGCAGGCCTTCGCCGACGGCTTCGAGTCCATGGCCGCCGACTCCAACACGGACCAGGCCCTGCTCTGGACCGACCAGGCCGCCCTCATGCTCCACGGCGGCTGGACCTTCGGCAGCATGAAGGCCAGCGGCGGCGAGTTCGTCTCCGGCGGCAACCTCGGCTTCAGCCCGTTCCCCACGATCGACGGCGGCAAGGGCGAGCTGAAGAACCTCGTCGGCAACCCCTGCAACTACCTGTCGCTCTCCTCCGCCGCGGAGGACGAGGCCCTCGAGGTCGCAAAGGCTTTCCTCAAGGACGGGGCGATGTCCGACCAGGTCGCCTCCGACCTCATCGCCGCCGGCTCCGTCCCGGTCATCACCGGCCAGGACGATGCCCTCGCGGCGAGCGAGGACGCGGAGTACCTCCAGTGGGTCTACTCCTCGATCCAGGACGCCCCGGCGTTCACGCAGTCCTGGGACCAGGCCCTGCAGCCCACCGATGCCGAGACCCTGCTGGTGAACACCGAGCAGCTCTTCCTCGGCTCGATCACCCCGGAGCAGTTCGCCGAGAACATGAGCACCGGCAAGGGGGCCTGA
- a CDS encoding carbohydrate ABC transporter permease — protein MTALSEEPAVPAAGPVAERTESARSAPTARRSRKDRVKTSHLLFVLPALLFFAVFALLPLVGVVALSFTSWNGIGAIQFTGLTSWAEALGRSTTWHGLLLVLLMIVATWLLQTPMSILLGAFLAGPQKYRNVLAILYFLPLLLSSAAIAITFKSLLDPNFGLANGLDMPILKQNWLGDSVLVWVVLLFIIAWQFIPFHTLIYQGAVRQIPRSMYEAAEIDGAGRVRQFFSITLPQLKFTLITSSTLMVVGALTYFDIIFVLTQGGPGVATRILPLDMYLTGFRGNEMGVASALAVMLVVLGLGLALGVQRLGGKDSAASQMEGA, from the coding sequence ATGACGGCTCTGTCCGAGGAGCCCGCAGTCCCCGCCGCCGGGCCGGTGGCCGAGCGCACGGAATCCGCGCGCTCGGCCCCGACGGCCCGACGGTCCCGCAAGGACCGGGTGAAGACCTCTCATCTCCTCTTCGTGCTCCCGGCGCTGCTCTTCTTCGCGGTGTTCGCACTGCTGCCGCTGGTGGGCGTCGTGGCGCTCTCCTTCACCAGCTGGAACGGGATCGGCGCGATCCAGTTCACCGGGCTGACCAGCTGGGCGGAGGCGCTCGGGCGCTCCACCACCTGGCACGGGCTCCTCCTCGTGCTGCTCATGATCGTGGCGACCTGGCTGCTGCAGACCCCGATGAGCATCCTGCTGGGCGCGTTCCTGGCGGGTCCGCAGAAGTACCGCAACGTGCTCGCGATCCTGTACTTCCTGCCCCTGCTGCTCTCCTCCGCGGCGATCGCGATCACCTTCAAGTCGCTGCTGGATCCCAACTTCGGCCTCGCCAACGGGCTGGACATGCCGATCCTCAAGCAGAACTGGCTGGGCGACTCCGTGCTGGTCTGGGTGGTGCTGCTGTTCATCATCGCGTGGCAGTTCATCCCCTTCCACACCCTGATCTATCAGGGTGCGGTGCGGCAGATCCCCCGCTCGATGTACGAGGCGGCGGAGATCGACGGCGCCGGCCGCGTGCGGCAGTTCTTCTCGATCACCCTGCCCCAGCTGAAGTTCACCCTGATCACCAGCTCGACCCTGATGGTGGTGGGCGCCCTGACCTACTTCGACATCATCTTCGTGCTCACCCAGGGCGGGCCGGGCGTCGCGACCCGCATCCTGCCCCTGGACATGTACCTCACCGGCTTCCGCGGCAACGAGATGGGCGTCGCCAGCGCCCTCGCCGTGATGCTCGTGGTCCTCGGCCTGGGGCTCGCCCTCGGCGTGCAGCGGCTCGGCGGCAAGGACTCCGCCGCCAGCCAGATGGAAGGAGCCTGA
- a CDS encoding carbohydrate ABC transporter permease, which translates to MKRNWIGGAFGWLWLAVVLLPIYFVLITSVKSISTYFGSNPVLPSLPLAFENITAVLEADFTLYLLNSVLVAVGTVIPLVLMAFMASYSLVRGTRRVFGPMRSLFLLGLAIPVQATIVPIYLMIIRLRMYDSLAALMIPAIAFGLPLSILIISNSLRDVPKELFEAMDVDGSTEWQKMWRLAFPIVRPALVTVAVYQALMSWNGFLFPLILTQSPDKRTLPLALWSFQGEYATNVPVVMAAVVLSSIPIVILYAFGRRYLVSGMTAGSGK; encoded by the coding sequence ATGAAGCGCAACTGGATAGGCGGCGCCTTCGGCTGGCTGTGGCTCGCCGTCGTACTGCTCCCGATCTACTTCGTGCTCATCACGAGCGTCAAGTCGATCTCCACCTACTTCGGCTCCAACCCGGTGCTGCCCTCGCTCCCGCTGGCGTTCGAGAACATCACCGCGGTGCTCGAGGCGGACTTCACCCTGTACCTGCTCAACAGCGTGCTGGTCGCGGTGGGCACCGTGATCCCGCTGGTGCTGATGGCCTTCATGGCCAGCTACTCCCTGGTGCGCGGGACCCGCCGGGTGTTCGGCCCGATGCGGAGCCTGTTCCTGCTGGGCCTGGCGATCCCGGTGCAGGCCACGATCGTGCCGATCTACCTCATGATCATCCGGCTGCGGATGTACGACTCCCTGGCCGCGCTGATGATCCCCGCGATCGCCTTCGGCCTGCCGCTGAGCATCCTGATCATCTCGAACTCGCTGCGGGACGTCCCCAAGGAGCTCTTCGAGGCGATGGACGTCGACGGCTCCACGGAGTGGCAGAAGATGTGGCGCCTCGCCTTCCCGATCGTGCGCCCCGCGCTCGTGACGGTCGCCGTCTATCAGGCGCTGATGTCCTGGAACGGCTTCCTGTTCCCGCTGATCCTGACCCAGAGTCCTGACAAACGCACCCTTCCCCTGGCACTGTGGAGCTTCCAGGGCGAGTACGCGACGAACGTCCCCGTCGTCATGGCCGCCGTCGTCCTCTCCTCGATCCCGATCGTCATCCTGTACGCCTTCGGTCGTCGCTACCTGGTCAGCGGCATGACCGCCGGCTCGGGCAAGTGA
- a CDS encoding Gfo/Idh/MocA family protein: MVGYGFMGAAHSHAWRTAHRFFDLPLTPELRTLAGRTESSLLAAAERYGFAQTTTRWQDLLEDPEIDVIDICTPGDTHFEIAMAALAAGKHVLCEKPLANSVEESEQMTAAAIEARAQGVRSICGFSYRRTPALAYARQLVAEGAVGEIRQIRAQYLQDWLSDADAPMTWRLDKEKAGSGALGDIGAHIIDLAQWISGQRISSVSGTLETVVPTRPAAGDLQGLGGKGDTSGERQDVTVDDVALFTGRFESGVLGSFEATRMAQGRKNAMRVEINGSAGAVAFDFERMNELEIYDATTPAGRQGFTRVLTTEPEHPYAANWWPTGHGLGYEHTFTHQIADLVTAIGEGTDPSPSFEEALQVQRVLAAVETSAADGSSWTSTDPQSSTQETSR, encoded by the coding sequence ATGGTCGGCTACGGCTTCATGGGCGCCGCCCATTCACATGCCTGGCGCACCGCCCACCGCTTCTTCGACCTTCCGCTCACCCCCGAGCTGCGCACGCTCGCCGGGCGCACCGAGTCCTCGCTCCTCGCCGCGGCCGAGCGCTACGGCTTCGCGCAGACCACCACCCGGTGGCAGGACCTCCTCGAGGATCCCGAGATCGACGTCATCGACATCTGCACCCCCGGTGACACCCACTTCGAGATCGCGATGGCCGCCCTCGCCGCCGGCAAGCACGTCCTGTGCGAGAAGCCGCTCGCGAACTCCGTGGAGGAGTCCGAGCAGATGACCGCCGCCGCCATCGAGGCGCGCGCCCAGGGCGTGCGGAGCATCTGCGGGTTCTCCTACCGCCGCACCCCCGCGCTCGCCTATGCCCGCCAGCTCGTGGCCGAGGGCGCCGTGGGCGAGATCCGCCAGATCCGCGCCCAGTACCTGCAGGACTGGCTCTCCGACGCCGACGCCCCGATGACCTGGCGCCTGGACAAGGAGAAGGCGGGCTCCGGGGCGCTCGGCGACATCGGCGCGCACATCATCGACCTCGCCCAGTGGATCTCCGGCCAGCGGATCTCCTCCGTCTCCGGGACCCTGGAGACCGTGGTGCCGACGCGCCCCGCCGCCGGCGACTTGCAGGGCCTCGGCGGCAAGGGCGACACCTCCGGCGAGCGCCAGGACGTCACGGTGGACGATGTCGCCCTGTTCACCGGCCGCTTCGAGTCCGGTGTGCTCGGCTCCTTCGAGGCGACCCGCATGGCCCAGGGCCGCAAGAACGCGATGCGCGTGGAGATCAACGGCTCGGCCGGCGCCGTCGCCTTCGACTTCGAGCGCATGAACGAGCTCGAGATCTACGACGCGACCACCCCCGCGGGCCGTCAGGGCTTCACCCGTGTCCTCACCACCGAGCCCGAGCACCCCTACGCCGCGAACTGGTGGCCCACCGGCCACGGCCTCGGCTACGAGCACACCTTCACCCACCAGATCGCGGACCTCGTCACCGCGATCGGTGAGGGCACCGACCCCTCGCCCTCGTTCGAGGAGGCGCTGCAGGTCCAGCGCGTCCTCGCCGCCGTCGAGACCAGCGCCGCCGACGGCAGCAGCTGGACCAGCACCGACCCCCAGAGCAGCACCCAGGAGACTTCCCGATGA
- a CDS encoding ThuA domain-containing protein → MTTPRTCLVVRGGWDGHQPIEATDLFLPFLEENGFSVRIEDSPAIYADAEYMATVDLIVQCNTMNTIERPQFEGLRAAIEAGTGMAGWHGGIADSYRNESDYLTLIGGQFGCHPGKHPDERTGEQADNYVPYTVTMEPSAASHYITEGISDYDLVTEQYWVLADDYCDVLATTTQKVREWDPWTREITSPALWTRQWGQGRIFVSTPGHRVEVLEDPNVRTVIERGMLWAARGSEQPYGDHGRPAVTKESSL, encoded by the coding sequence ATGACCACCCCCCGCACCTGCCTCGTCGTCCGCGGCGGCTGGGACGGCCACCAGCCCATCGAGGCGACCGACCTCTTCCTCCCCTTCCTCGAGGAGAACGGGTTCTCGGTGCGCATCGAGGACTCCCCCGCGATCTACGCCGACGCCGAGTACATGGCCACGGTCGACCTCATCGTCCAGTGCAACACCATGAACACGATCGAGCGTCCCCAGTTCGAGGGCCTGCGCGCCGCGATCGAGGCCGGCACCGGCATGGCCGGCTGGCACGGCGGCATCGCCGACAGCTACCGCAACGAGTCGGACTACCTCACCCTGATCGGCGGCCAGTTCGGCTGCCACCCGGGCAAGCACCCCGATGAGCGCACGGGCGAGCAGGCGGACAACTACGTCCCGTACACGGTGACCATGGAGCCGTCGGCCGCCTCGCACTACATCACCGAGGGCATCAGCGACTACGACCTGGTCACCGAGCAGTACTGGGTCCTCGCGGACGACTACTGCGACGTCCTCGCGACCACCACCCAGAAGGTGCGCGAGTGGGATCCGTGGACCCGCGAGATCACCTCGCCGGCCCTGTGGACCCGCCAGTGGGGGCAGGGGCGCATCTTCGTCTCCACGCCCGGCCACCGCGTCGAGGTCCTCGAGGACCCCAACGTCCGCACCGTCATCGAGCGCGGCATGCTCTGGGCCGCGCGCGGTTCCGAGCAGCCCTACGGCGACCACGGCCGCCCCGCAGTCACGAAGGAGTCCTCCCTGTGA
- a CDS encoding Gfo/Idh/MocA family protein yields the protein MKIGMIGCGVISQQYLKSFDQLPDVELVAVADLDPARAAAAAEGREGVRALTVDELIADSEVDTVLNLTIPAAHADVDLRAIAAGKNVYSEKPFAVTTEEGAEVLVAAQAAGVLVGSAPDTVLGTGTQTARTAIDDGVIGIPTAATAIMVCPGHERWHPQPDFYYVPGGGPLLDMGPYYIHALVTLLGPVSSVIGAASRPHAERTIGSGPRAGEKIPVSTDTHVTGVLVHESGVLSTLVMSFDAVATSAHPIEVHGTEGTLAVPDPNHFSGEVSVRRLGGEGWEALPVSGGYEDSGRGVGLQDMAVRGPELRASGELGQHVLEVMNAVLESAHGGTRIEIASSVARPEAVPLTANDAAAAAL from the coding sequence GTGAAGATCGGCATGATCGGCTGCGGAGTCATCTCGCAGCAGTACCTCAAGAGCTTCGACCAGCTGCCGGACGTGGAGCTGGTGGCCGTCGCGGATCTGGACCCCGCGCGCGCCGCCGCCGCCGCGGAGGGCCGTGAGGGCGTGCGCGCCCTCACCGTCGACGAGCTCATCGCCGACTCCGAGGTCGACACCGTCCTGAACCTCACCATCCCCGCGGCGCACGCCGACGTGGACCTCCGCGCGATCGCGGCGGGCAAGAACGTCTACTCGGAGAAGCCGTTCGCGGTCACCACCGAGGAGGGCGCCGAGGTGCTGGTCGCCGCGCAGGCCGCGGGCGTGCTCGTGGGCTCCGCACCGGACACGGTGCTCGGCACCGGCACCCAGACCGCCCGGACCGCTATCGACGACGGCGTGATCGGCATCCCGACCGCGGCGACCGCGATCATGGTCTGCCCCGGCCACGAGCGCTGGCACCCGCAGCCGGACTTCTACTACGTGCCCGGCGGCGGCCCGCTGCTGGACATGGGCCCGTACTACATCCACGCCCTGGTCACGCTGCTGGGGCCGGTCTCCTCGGTGATCGGTGCGGCCAGCCGTCCGCACGCCGAGCGCACCATCGGCTCCGGGCCGCGGGCCGGGGAGAAGATCCCGGTCTCCACCGACACCCACGTCACCGGCGTGCTGGTGCACGAGAGCGGCGTGCTCTCCACCCTGGTGATGAGCTTCGACGCGGTCGCCACCTCGGCGCACCCGATCGAGGTCCACGGCACCGAGGGCACCCTCGCGGTCCCGGATCCCAACCACTTCTCCGGCGAGGTCTCCGTGCGCCGGCTGGGCGGCGAGGGCTGGGAGGCCCTGCCGGTGTCCGGCGGCTACGAGGACTCCGGTCGCGGCGTGGGCCTGCAGGACATGGCCGTGCGCGGTCCGGAGCTGCGGGCCAGCGGCGAGCTGGGCCAGCACGTGCTCGAGGTGATGAACGCGGTCCTCGAGTCCGCGCACGGCGGCACCCGGATCGAGATCGCCAGCAGCGTGGCACGCCCCGAGGCCGTGCCGCTGACCGCGAACGACGCGGC